In Pedobacter sp. W3I1, one DNA window encodes the following:
- a CDS encoding glutamate synthase subunit beta: protein MGKVTGFQEYDRVAPTREEAATRVKHYGEFLNELPSKELNNQAARCMDCGVPFCQSGCPLGNVIPEFNDAVYQAKWELAANILLSTNNFPEFTGRICPAPCESACVLGINRPPVSIEEIEKHIIEIAFEKGFIKAKAPLIRTGKKVAVIGSGPAGLAAAAQLNKVGHEVTVFERDDAPGGLLRYGIPDFKLQKNVVDRRIDLMKEEGIIFKCNANVGENVEIGTLLRDFNAIVLAGGSTIPRDLPIDGRSAKGVHFAMDFLKQQNKRVASRAVEAEDIMATGKNVIVIGGGDTGSDCIGTSNRHGAKSVTQFEIMPMPPQTRNEHMPWPNYPMLLKNTSSHEEGAQRAWSVNTKNFIADEKGNLKALKVVDVEWEIDANGRPVTFKEVAGTERDLPCELVLLAMGFLHPQKEGLIEKLGVELDNRGNVKASEHTYQTNIAKIFAAGDVRRGQSLVVWAISEGREAARKVDEYLMGTTKLASKDAVAYA, encoded by the coding sequence ATGGGAAAAGTAACAGGATTTCAAGAATACGATAGAGTTGCGCCCACCAGAGAAGAGGCTGCAACACGTGTAAAACACTATGGGGAATTTTTAAACGAATTACCTTCAAAAGAATTAAATAATCAAGCTGCCCGTTGTATGGATTGCGGCGTACCTTTCTGTCAATCAGGTTGCCCGCTGGGTAATGTGATACCAGAATTTAACGACGCTGTTTATCAGGCTAAATGGGAACTAGCTGCCAATATTTTATTAAGCACCAATAATTTCCCTGAATTTACGGGTAGAATTTGCCCTGCACCATGCGAATCAGCATGTGTGTTAGGCATTAACCGCCCGCCGGTTTCTATCGAGGAAATTGAAAAACACATTATCGAAATTGCTTTCGAAAAAGGATTTATCAAAGCAAAAGCACCATTAATCAGAACTGGTAAAAAAGTTGCTGTAATTGGTTCAGGTCCTGCGGGCTTAGCAGCTGCTGCTCAGTTAAATAAAGTTGGACACGAAGTTACAGTTTTCGAACGTGATGATGCTCCAGGTGGTTTATTGAGGTATGGTATTCCTGATTTTAAACTACAGAAAAATGTAGTGGACCGCCGTATCGATTTAATGAAAGAAGAAGGTATCATCTTTAAATGTAATGCCAATGTAGGCGAAAATGTTGAAATAGGCACTTTGTTGCGCGATTTCAATGCGATTGTATTGGCTGGTGGTTCAACTATTCCACGCGATTTACCAATTGATGGCCGTTCGGCTAAAGGGGTGCATTTTGCAATGGATTTCTTAAAGCAACAAAATAAACGTGTAGCGAGCAGAGCTGTTGAAGCAGAAGATATTATGGCTACCGGTAAAAATGTAATCGTAATTGGTGGTGGTGATACCGGATCTGACTGTATCGGTACATCTAACCGTCATGGTGCAAAATCAGTTACGCAGTTCGAAATTATGCCGATGCCGCCACAGACCCGTAACGAGCATATGCCTTGGCCAAATTATCCAATGTTGCTAAAAAATACTTCTTCTCACGAGGAAGGTGCACAAAGGGCTTGGTCGGTAAATACGAAAAACTTTATTGCTGATGAAAAAGGGAATCTTAAAGCATTAAAAGTAGTTGATGTAGAATGGGAGATTGATGCAAACGGACGTCCGGTTACTTTTAAAGAAGTGGCTGGTACCGAAAGAGATCTTCCATGTGAGTTGGTACTTTTAGCAATGGGTTTCTTACATCCTCAAAAAGAAGGTTTAATTGAGAAATTGGGCGTGGAGTTAGATAACCGCGGAAACGTAAAAGCATCTGAACACACGTACCAAACCAATATTGCTAAGATTTTTGCCGCAGGTGATGTTCGCCGCGGACAATCATTAGTAGTTTGGGCCATTTCAGAAGGTAGAGAAGCTGCCCGTAAGGTAGACGAATACTTAATGGGAACAACTAAACTGGCATCGAAAGATGCAGTTGCATACGCTTAG